In Liquorilactobacillus hordei DSM 19519, the following proteins share a genomic window:
- a CDS encoding sugar porter family MFS transporter: MDSRSQDKSQTSFLKYCVYVISLGGFLFGYDTGVINGALAFMSKTTELNLSPTLQGIVSSSLILGACIGALGCGQVADHIGRRRTLRLIAIIFTISTILCAIAPNFWLMAFFRFVLGIAVGAASGISPMYLAEISPKAVRTVNVNKNAVAIVLGQLVAFIVNAVLGNVWGNWAPIWRVMIFSASIPAIVLWIGSFKIANSPIWVLAEKQYKKAKGIFKKLGFNKLAYTKLKEDVGEDDESRVSWKTILKNKSLRYLLICGMLIALIQQISGVNAVMYYGTILMEKVGMGQGGSLYANILIGFVSLISSIVGTRMIDQYNHSKMLAIGLIGNVLFLFLLGMTMKIALFSQLITNALVLVFLALFLACHQGIVSPVTWLILTEIFPNKIKARLMSVSTATVWLSNFVISLIFPILISVVGIAVVFFVFAVSNGVSIIFSTFVLKHNKLREAYEDGKK; the protein is encoded by the coding sequence ATGGATAGTAGGAGTCAGGATAAAAGTCAGACGAGTTTTTTAAAATATTGTGTCTATGTTATCTCGCTAGGCGGTTTCTTGTTTGGATATGATACTGGAGTTATTAATGGCGCTTTAGCATTTATGAGTAAAACTACTGAACTTAATTTAAGTCCAACCTTACAAGGGATTGTTTCGAGTTCATTAATTTTGGGAGCTTGTATTGGGGCATTAGGTTGTGGGCAGGTGGCAGATCATATTGGTAGACGGCGTACATTAAGGCTTATTGCTATTATATTTACAATCTCCACGATTTTATGTGCGATTGCACCGAATTTTTGGCTAATGGCATTCTTTAGATTTGTTCTAGGTATCGCTGTTGGTGCAGCATCAGGTATTTCTCCAATGTATCTGGCAGAGATTTCTCCTAAAGCTGTTAGAACGGTTAATGTTAATAAAAACGCGGTTGCAATTGTTTTAGGACAGCTGGTAGCTTTTATTGTTAATGCAGTTTTGGGTAATGTTTGGGGCAATTGGGCTCCAATTTGGCGGGTAATGATTTTTTCAGCAAGTATCCCTGCAATAGTTCTCTGGATTGGGTCATTCAAAATTGCTAATAGCCCAATCTGGGTATTAGCTGAGAAACAATACAAGAAGGCTAAAGGAATTTTTAAGAAACTAGGATTTAATAAGTTAGCCTATACTAAGTTAAAAGAGGATGTTGGGGAAGATGATGAAAGTAGAGTTTCTTGGAAAACTATTCTCAAGAATAAAAGTCTACGGTACTTATTAATTTGTGGAATGCTAATTGCATTGATTCAACAAATATCAGGTGTTAATGCAGTAATGTACTATGGAACAATATTGATGGAAAAAGTTGGAATGGGTCAGGGGGGCTCCTTGTATGCAAATATTTTAATAGGTTTTGTTTCACTTATCTCAAGTATTGTAGGAACGCGAATGATCGATCAATACAATCATAGTAAGATGCTTGCAATCGGTTTGATAGGCAATGTTTTATTCTTATTTTTGCTTGGAATGACAATGAAAATAGCCTTGTTTTCACAGTTGATTACTAATGCTTTAGTACTGGTGTTCTTGGCACTATTTCTTGCATGTCATCAGGGAATAGTTAGTCCGGTTACGTGGCTAATTTTAACTGAAATCTTTCCAAATAAGATTAAGGCTCGCTTGATGTCTGTTTCAACGGCAACTGTCTGGCTGTCTAATTTTGTGATTAGTTTAATTTTTCCAATTCTCATATCTGTAGTAGGTATTGCGGTCGTTTTCTTTGTATTTGCAGTTTCAAACGGTGTAAGCATCATCTTTTCAACGTTTGTATTAAAGCATAACAAGTTACGAGAAGCATATGAAGATGGAAAAAAATAA
- a CDS encoding RsiV family protein, whose product MKTTKDILSSFRKTYVSVPVSEDTKNHIIKTFASEEKKFFRKLRLIFWERFAAGTIGVFAICLLLAITIPPIRSFAAELPVIGKFVRILSGTNYHNNNSHHSINIKTPYIDSKNKALASLNKKYLADSKKKYQILEKDIKINKNKKISVTSSYQKLVDDRRFLVLERQSTKTMADSETTLLYDTIDKQAGTVVTLPLLFKSKHYITVISDQIEKQIKKQVKSSANKYYWTKKDLSEGVGTKGLILNAKHSFYINQNHQLVIVFQQFSIAPGYMGTPKFTIPTDSIKHLLINPNYLNK is encoded by the coding sequence TTGAAAACAACAAAGGATATACTTAGTTCATTTAGGAAGACATATGTTTCAGTTCCTGTTTCTGAAGACACTAAGAACCATATTATTAAGACTTTTGCTTCCGAAGAAAAGAAATTCTTCCGTAAACTTCGGCTCATATTCTGGGAACGTTTTGCGGCTGGAACAATCGGCGTTTTCGCAATCTGTTTACTTCTGGCAATCACAATTCCACCTATCCGTAGTTTTGCAGCTGAATTGCCAGTCATTGGCAAATTTGTCAGAATACTGAGCGGGACAAATTATCATAATAATAACAGCCACCATAGTATTAATATTAAGACTCCTTACATTGATTCAAAAAACAAGGCACTTGCATCCTTAAACAAAAAGTATCTTGCAGATTCGAAGAAAAAATATCAGATACTTGAAAAGGATATCAAGATTAACAAAAATAAGAAAATTAGTGTCACAAGTAGCTACCAAAAACTTGTAGACGATCGCCGCTTCTTAGTACTTGAGCGTCAGTCAACTAAGACAATGGCAGATTCAGAAACAACCTTACTATACGATACAATTGATAAACAAGCAGGAACAGTTGTAACCCTGCCATTACTCTTTAAATCCAAACACTATATCACAGTAATCAGTGATCAAATTGAAAAGCAGATTAAAAAACAGGTAAAATCTTCAGCCAATAAATATTATTGGACAAAAAAAGACCTATCTGAGGGAGTGGGTACAAAGGGACTTATCTTAAACGCTAAACATAGCTTTTACATCAATCAGAATCATCAATTGGTCATTGTTTTTCAACAATTTTCAATTGCTCCCGGTTACATGGGAACACCAAAATTCACGATACCAACTGACTCAATTAAACATTTGCTCATAAATCCTAATTATTTGAATAAATAA
- a CDS encoding ArgE/DapE family deacylase gives MDKKTKIEILKNILAIESVNDNETAVADYIASLFTNYQNVSIEKVAYASNRDNLVITIGNSGPILGYSGHMDVVAPGNLADWSTPPFEPTIIDSRIFGRGATDMKGGLSALVVALLELLEKKAELPGQIRLLATVGEETGEYGAAQLTKLGYADNLAGLLIAEPTDNMQRIVYTARGVIDYKVTSKGKSAHSARPQYGINAIDNLIEFYKLAKIRLATFTATDEVLGGVTHNITVINGGEQVNNIPSYAELLGNIRTIPQYPNKLFYAELEKIITELNKKTGFNLAITYSFPEEAIPGSPDSPVIQIAKEVHSKYWEQPAAITGSLGANDGAEFLQAKGSFNSIVIGPGSNTSHQSNEYMDIDSYLKAIDFYQDFALTFLSKQSAK, from the coding sequence ATGGATAAAAAAACAAAAATTGAAATTCTAAAAAACATTTTGGCAATTGAATCCGTTAATGACAATGAAACAGCGGTTGCTGACTATATTGCTTCCTTATTTACTAACTACCAAAATGTAAGTATCGAAAAAGTTGCTTATGCTTCTAACCGTGATAATTTAGTGATTACTATCGGTAATTCGGGACCCATCTTGGGATATTCTGGTCACATGGATGTTGTTGCTCCTGGCAATCTAGCTGACTGGTCAACTCCACCTTTTGAGCCAACTATCATAGATAGTCGAATTTTCGGTCGTGGTGCAACTGACATGAAAGGTGGTTTGTCAGCCTTAGTAGTTGCACTGCTCGAACTGCTCGAAAAAAAGGCTGAGCTTCCGGGGCAAATTCGGTTACTAGCAACTGTTGGCGAAGAAACGGGTGAATACGGGGCTGCTCAGTTGACAAAATTAGGTTACGCAGATAATCTAGCTGGCTTATTAATTGCAGAACCAACAGACAATATGCAGCGGATTGTTTATACAGCCCGTGGGGTAATTGACTATAAGGTCACCTCTAAAGGGAAATCTGCACACAGTGCCCGTCCGCAATACGGCATCAATGCGATTGATAATTTAATTGAATTCTACAAGCTTGCAAAGATTCGTCTAGCAACCTTCACTGCAACCGATGAAGTTCTTGGCGGCGTTACACATAATATTACGGTTATTAATGGCGGTGAACAAGTCAATAATATTCCTTCATATGCAGAACTTTTAGGCAATATTCGAACAATTCCACAATATCCAAATAAATTATTTTATGCTGAACTCGAAAAAATTATTACTGAATTAAATAAAAAGACAGGCTTCAACCTAGCCATCACTTACAGTTTCCCCGAAGAAGCTATTCCTGGAAGTCCAGACTCTCCAGTAATTCAAATTGCTAAAGAGGTTCATTCAAAATATTGGGAACAACCAGCTGCTATTACCGGTAGTCTGGGTGCTAATGATGGCGCTGAATTCTTACAGGCGAAAGGTTCATTCAACAGTATCGTAATTGGACCAGGGTCTAATACCTCACATCAAAGTAATGAATATATGGATATAGATTCCTACTTAAAAGCGATTGATTTTTATCAAGATTTCGCATTGACTTTCTTAAGTAAACAATCAGCAAAATAG
- a CDS encoding DUF1129 domain-containing protein, which produces MAENNKETENKQTIPDAENVTETVAKTDAADLTKRNAEYLFKLKKVLEEKNVPSQRIEEALQSITEELKEKQRQGVTATKLYGTVSEKAENIIKGPKKAPTATPFWKIALDNGLMMFIMFCIMYAILQQFSPNSSQINGGFLTLIVTSVIAGVAMAYFYRVAGDRRTSGRKVPFWKTMLLSLVLVIIWVTAYTLVVNVPGVINQTLQPVVYVVLAVLMFGLRYFLKKKYDIKSTPF; this is translated from the coding sequence TTGGCAGAAAATAATAAAGAAACTGAAAATAAACAAACTATCCCCGATGCAGAAAATGTGACGGAGACAGTTGCAAAAACGGATGCTGCTGATTTAACGAAACGTAATGCAGAATATTTGTTTAAATTAAAAAAGGTCCTTGAAGAAAAAAATGTTCCAAGTCAAAGAATTGAAGAAGCTCTGCAATCGATAACTGAAGAACTTAAAGAAAAACAGCGTCAAGGTGTGACTGCTACAAAGCTTTATGGAACTGTAAGTGAAAAAGCTGAAAATATTATCAAGGGGCCAAAGAAGGCTCCAACGGCAACACCATTTTGGAAGATTGCCTTGGACAATGGCTTAATGATGTTCATAATGTTTTGTATCATGTATGCAATCTTGCAACAATTCTCACCAAATTCATCGCAGATTAATGGTGGTTTCCTGACACTAATTGTTACTTCGGTTATTGCCGGTGTTGCAATGGCCTACTTCTATCGGGTTGCAGGTGACCGTAGAACTAGCGGCAGGAAAGTACCGTTTTGGAAGACAATGTTATTGTCACTCGTCTTAGTTATTATCTGGGTAACGGCATATACGCTTGTTGTGAATGTTCCTGGAGTAATTAATCAGACGCTGCAGCCTGTTGTATATGTTGTTTTGGCTGTATTAATGTTCGGTTTACGCTATTTCTTAAAAAAGAAGTATGACATTAAGAGTACTCCATTTTAA
- a CDS encoding RNA polymerase sigma factor, with protein MNIIFNRLQTRKKLKNNVNALEQLVTHEYEKMYRIALSYTHHHHDALDLIQTSFNKALLSLQKNSDIQNIQGWYYRILINTCKDAWRKKQHEPTSIDISVEKVTQSNATITRLELNEVIAKLDSPEKEIILLKFFEGFTLEETAIILDMNVNTVKTKMYRALNRLRQILENKEGTL; from the coding sequence GTGAACATTATCTTTAACAGACTGCAGACAAGAAAGAAACTAAAAAATAATGTTAATGCACTTGAACAACTTGTTACACATGAATATGAGAAAATGTACCGTATCGCATTAAGTTATACACATCATCATCATGATGCACTTGATCTTATTCAAACAAGCTTCAATAAAGCATTACTATCATTGCAAAAAAATAGTGATATTCAAAATATTCAGGGATGGTACTATCGCATTTTAATTAATACCTGCAAAGATGCATGGCGAAAGAAGCAACATGAACCAACTAGCATCGATATTTCGGTAGAAAAAGTTACTCAAAGCAATGCCACGATAACAAGACTGGAACTTAATGAAGTCATTGCAAAATTAGATTCTCCTGAAAAGGAAATCATTTTATTGAAGTTTTTTGAAGGCTTCACACTAGAAGAAACTGCAATTATTTTGGATATGAATGTGAATACCGTTAAAACAAAAATGTATCGTGCATTGAATCGATTACGACAAATTCTCGAAAATAAGGAGGGAACTCTTTGA
- a CDS encoding polysaccharide pyruvyl transferase family protein, translated as MVEFYIKYKAVHDLPVNNLPKFYSFGVPTYTNLGDQAVSLAQKKYIEHEFPEYQFIEILEDDNDEAIEIVKRVIKSGDIVSFVGGGNMGSLYTDHEEARRKVFSTFVDNLTISFPQSIHFEDNEHGKAEEKLSQEAYAKNSHLFLVARDAQSYHRMQTTFENKVLFTPDMVLYMKPVEHNVKKESTLIVLRHDSEKVVKQETVDAIKKLLSKNKSVAETDTVLDTVERITPVNREKLFKDELELFAKQEIIVTDRWHAMVFSVLTGTPCLLFGNSYGKGKHAYFDWLEHINWVSYTDEDDFERIQSQINKLKRVETHKYDIKDDFNQLRHIIQLNSNKYGF; from the coding sequence ATGGTTGAATTCTATATTAAATATAAAGCAGTTCATGATTTGCCTGTCAATAATCTACCCAAGTTTTATTCGTTTGGTGTGCCTACATATACTAACTTGGGGGATCAAGCAGTATCTTTAGCACAAAAAAAATATATTGAACATGAGTTTCCAGAATATCAATTTATTGAGATTCTGGAAGATGATAATGATGAGGCAATTGAGATTGTTAAAAGAGTTATTAAATCAGGAGATATTGTTTCGTTTGTTGGTGGAGGCAATATGGGCAGTTTGTACACTGATCATGAAGAAGCTCGACGCAAAGTGTTTTCTACATTTGTTGATAATTTAACAATTTCATTTCCACAATCAATACATTTTGAAGATAATGAACACGGTAAGGCAGAGGAAAAGTTAAGCCAAGAAGCATACGCAAAAAATTCACATCTTTTTTTAGTTGCTAGAGATGCGCAGAGTTATCATCGGATGCAGACAACTTTTGAAAATAAAGTCTTATTTACACCAGATATGGTTCTGTACATGAAACCTGTAGAGCACAATGTAAAAAAAGAAAGCACATTAATTGTATTGCGTCATGATAGTGAGAAAGTAGTTAAGCAAGAGACTGTTGATGCGATAAAGAAGTTGCTAAGCAAGAATAAAAGTGTTGCTGAAACAGATACAGTTCTTGATACGGTTGAACGAATTACTCCAGTTAATCGAGAAAAATTATTTAAAGATGAGTTAGAGCTTTTTGCAAAGCAAGAGATTATTGTGACTGATAGATGGCATGCAATGGTATTTTCTGTGTTGACTGGAACCCCTTGCCTGTTATTTGGAAATAGTTATGGTAAAGGAAAACATGCCTATTTTGATTGGCTGGAGCACATTAATTGGGTGAGCTACACTGATGAGGATGATTTTGAGCGGATTCAAAGTCAAATCAACAAGCTAAAGAGAGTTGAAACGCATAAGTATGATATTAAAGATGACTTTAATCAGTTACGACATATAATTCAATTAAATTCAAATAAATATGGTTTTTAG
- a CDS encoding dihydrolipoyl dehydrogenase family protein, with product MSTNSYDYDVLYLGSGHGTFDGAIPLAAQGINVAVVESGLVGGTCPNRGCNAKITLEAPVALANQVSEMHGLVNPLLDLNWQNTVAHKHEVIDALPEFITNLMQDNGITLIKGRGHFVDSHTIIVNGKKISAEKFVIATGMHPHQLDLPGRQIVNDSSAFMNLKKLPKRITIIGAGYIGMEFATIASGFGSQVTVMMRGDKALRKFHQPFVEKVINKLSLAGVTVIKNATIESFSDDFGSKTVHYNKDQKVEADWILDATGRTPNTTSLGLEAIGVDYDADGIIVNDYLQTSVSHIYASGDVIKKTQPKLTPTAIFESLYLMKTFTGETDQPIVYPAIPSTVFTTPRIAKVGITPEEAKQKADLTISTNNVLDNWYRNVEKETFGENKLIYTQSHQLVGATEISNHAEDVINALLPAIELKLTPEQIERIIPIFPTIGSAAWENL from the coding sequence ATGTCTACAAATTCTTATGACTATGATGTTTTATATCTCGGGAGTGGTCATGGTACATTTGATGGTGCAATTCCACTAGCTGCACAAGGGATTAATGTTGCAGTTGTTGAAAGCGGTCTGGTAGGTGGCACTTGCCCTAACAGGGGGTGTAATGCAAAAATTACACTTGAAGCCCCTGTTGCTCTTGCAAATCAGGTAAGTGAAATGCATGGACTGGTTAACCCATTATTAGATTTGAATTGGCAAAACACAGTTGCGCACAAGCACGAGGTAATTGACGCTTTACCTGAATTTATCACTAATTTGATGCAAGACAATGGCATTACCTTGATTAAAGGACGCGGACATTTCGTTGATTCCCATACTATTATCGTAAATGGCAAGAAAATCTCAGCTGAGAAATTCGTTATTGCAACAGGGATGCACCCTCACCAGTTAGATTTACCTGGACGCCAAATTGTGAACGACAGCAGTGCTTTTATGAATTTAAAGAAACTGCCTAAACGAATCACTATTATCGGTGCAGGCTATATTGGAATGGAATTTGCAACTATTGCATCCGGGTTTGGATCCCAAGTCACGGTAATGATGCGCGGCGATAAGGCATTAAGGAAATTTCATCAACCTTTTGTAGAAAAAGTAATTAATAAGTTAAGCCTAGCGGGTGTAACTGTTATCAAAAATGCAACTATTGAATCATTTTCAGATGATTTTGGAAGTAAAACTGTGCATTACAATAAAGACCAAAAAGTTGAAGCTGATTGGATTTTGGATGCAACTGGTCGTACACCCAACACAACAAGTCTTGGTCTAGAAGCAATTGGCGTAGACTACGATGCAGATGGAATTATTGTAAATGATTACTTGCAAACATCTGTTTCTCATATCTATGCAAGTGGTGACGTAATAAAGAAAACTCAACCTAAACTTACACCAACTGCTATCTTTGAATCACTTTATCTCATGAAAACTTTTACTGGTGAAACAGATCAACCCATTGTCTATCCAGCAATTCCTTCAACTGTTTTTACCACACCTCGAATTGCAAAAGTTGGTATTACACCTGAAGAAGCAAAACAGAAAGCTGATTTAACTATTTCAACAAATAATGTTTTAGATAATTGGTATCGTAATGTTGAAAAAGAAACTTTTGGAGAAAATAAATTGATCTACACTCAATCACATCAACTCGTGGGTGCAACAGAAATAAGTAATCATGCCGAAGATGTTATTAATGCCTTGTTGCCGGCAATTGAGCTTAAGTTAACACCTGAGCAAATTGAAAGAATTATCCCTATTTTTCCAACAATTGGATCAGCTGCCTGGGAAAATCTGTAA
- a CDS encoding VOC family protein: MTAIIPKFQLSEKTHTGTIALKVANLEKQTEFYTSIIGLNVLSKDQQKSILGANDDKTPLLILKEIDNPLPLTRKTGLYHVAFHLPTRKDLGNALIKYITNKAPIIGASDHGYSEALYLTDPEGNGIEVYHDKPRDVWDIRADGEIRGITIEMDAEGVIGAADQKWQGFPSGTIVGHVHLTVADLDKTQDFYTDVLGLSLKMDFGRQAKFFATGGYHHHIGSNIWNGRNIPGMEENDLGLDYYTFFVPDETEIARIEEHLRVIGYVFDKDAAGNLWLMDPNKIKIQIKVEKV, translated from the coding sequence ATGACAGCTATTATTCCAAAATTTCAGTTATCAGAGAAAACACATACAGGAACAATTGCGCTGAAAGTTGCAAATCTTGAAAAACAAACGGAATTTTATACAAGTATTATTGGCTTGAATGTATTATCAAAAGATCAGCAAAAAAGTATTCTAGGGGCAAATGATGATAAGACACCTTTGTTGATACTTAAAGAGATTGATAATCCGTTACCATTGACGCGCAAAACAGGATTATATCATGTAGCATTTCATTTACCAACGCGCAAGGACTTAGGGAATGCACTTATCAAATATATAACTAATAAAGCACCAATTATTGGGGCTAGTGATCACGGATACAGTGAAGCTCTTTACTTAACAGATCCTGAAGGTAATGGAATTGAAGTTTATCATGATAAACCACGCGATGTCTGGGATATTCGAGCAGACGGGGAAATTCGTGGAATTACAATTGAGATGGATGCTGAAGGGGTAATCGGTGCAGCTGATCAGAAGTGGCAAGGTTTTCCGAGCGGAACAATTGTAGGGCATGTTCATTTAACAGTTGCTGATTTGGATAAAACGCAGGATTTTTATACTGATGTTTTGGGCTTATCGTTGAAAATGGATTTTGGACGACAAGCTAAATTCTTCGCAACAGGTGGATACCATCATCATATCGGCTCAAATATTTGGAATGGACGTAATATTCCTGGGATGGAAGAAAATGATCTTGGACTTGATTACTATACGTTCTTTGTACCTGATGAAACAGAGATTGCACGAATTGAAGAACACTTGCGTGTAATCGGATATGTTTTTGACAAAGATGCGGCAGGCAATCTATGGTTGATGGATCCAAATAAAATAAAGATCCAGATTAAGGTAGAGAAAGTGTAA
- a CDS encoding MFS transporter: MRSFNFRATVLILIAFVLGCSEFIVVGILNDLAHQFDKSVTSVGYLVTIFAFVYAFSTPILTALIGKFRYFWSLFWFMIIFILSNLMSLFAPSYDWLLASRIITGTVSGIIISLALTFANLIAPLEKRAWLVSWVFSGFSIASVFGVPLSTWISTTFNWRISFAVITVISIITLILFTLSMPKSPIAKSSKLLAQISLVRDSRVWLGSLLVMLSASGIYVFYTYLRSILTTELGFSTSSLSILLFVFGLMSIISNQASGYLAENNGLLRMPFVYFSQVVLFILMIFLPHVKWLGLLLILILGITMYLLNAPVQVHFFSVAEKEYPQSLVLSSSLNSIFFNFGISLGSATGGILVANHGLIAIGPGASGFAFLAIITSILLNKEIARHNKLRNEVKS, translated from the coding sequence GTGAGAAGTTTTAATTTTAGGGCAACTGTCCTTATTTTAATTGCCTTTGTTTTAGGATGTAGTGAATTCATTGTTGTTGGTATCTTGAATGATCTCGCACATCAATTCGATAAATCAGTAACCTCCGTTGGTTACCTAGTAACAATTTTTGCTTTTGTCTATGCCTTCTCTACTCCCATATTGACTGCTTTAATTGGAAAATTCCGTTACTTTTGGTCGTTATTTTGGTTTATGATTATCTTTATTTTAAGTAATCTAATGAGTCTTTTCGCACCAAGTTACGATTGGTTACTTGCTTCACGAATTATAACTGGAACTGTTTCAGGTATTATTATTTCACTTGCCCTAACTTTTGCTAATCTAATTGCACCGCTCGAAAAACGTGCATGGTTGGTTTCGTGGGTCTTTTCAGGATTCAGTATTGCTTCAGTTTTTGGTGTTCCATTGAGCACCTGGATTAGTACTACTTTCAATTGGCGAATTTCTTTTGCCGTAATTACGGTTATCAGTATCATTACATTAATCCTATTTACGTTGAGCATGCCTAAATCACCAATTGCCAAGAGTAGCAAATTGCTTGCACAAATCAGTCTTGTCCGTGATTCACGTGTCTGGTTAGGATCTTTACTTGTGATGCTAAGTGCAAGTGGTATTTATGTATTCTATACCTATTTGCGTTCCATTCTAACAACTGAATTAGGGTTCTCAACTAGCAGTCTAAGTATCCTATTGTTTGTCTTTGGACTGATGTCAATCATTAGTAATCAGGCAAGCGGGTATCTTGCAGAAAATAACGGACTTTTGCGGATGCCATTCGTTTATTTCTCTCAGGTAGTTTTGTTTATTTTGATGATATTTTTGCCTCATGTAAAATGGCTGGGACTCCTATTAATTCTTATTTTGGGAATCACAATGTATCTATTGAATGCTCCTGTTCAAGTCCATTTTTTTAGTGTTGCAGAAAAAGAATATCCTCAGTCACTAGTTCTCTCGTCCTCCCTAAACTCCATCTTCTTTAACTTCGGGATTTCACTTGGTTCCGCAACTGGTGGAATTTTGGTTGCAAATCATGGATTAATTGCAATTGGCCCTGGAGCAAGTGGTTTTGCATTTTTAGCAATCATAACTTCAATTCTTCTAAACAAAGAAATTGCCCGGCATAATAAGCTAAGAAACGAGGTCAAAAGTTAA
- a CDS encoding phosphoribosyltransferase family protein, translated as MSEYYELKLGELTRKLPLIRLNPTLTIASFVLLGDAELTHYAAQKLSEQITEPFDYIVTMESKGVPLAQELSYCMGKKRYIVLRKKVKDYMKNPRVLSVNAITSSQDQVLVLDGEDAQIIAGKKILLLDDVISSGGSMITAKKLVEDAGGQVILQAAILAEGEASERKDILYLERLPLFD; from the coding sequence ATGTCAGAATATTATGAATTAAAATTAGGAGAACTCACACGTAAATTACCATTAATTAGATTAAATCCAACTCTTACTATTGCATCTTTTGTATTGTTAGGAGATGCAGAATTGACGCACTATGCTGCTCAAAAGCTAAGTGAACAGATTACAGAGCCCTTTGATTATATAGTAACAATGGAAAGCAAGGGAGTTCCATTAGCACAGGAGTTAAGTTATTGTATGGGAAAAAAGCGATATATCGTACTCAGAAAAAAAGTTAAGGATTATATGAAAAATCCGCGTGTTTTATCAGTTAATGCTATCACTTCTAGTCAAGATCAGGTTCTGGTATTAGACGGTGAGGATGCACAAATAATTGCAGGAAAGAAAATCTTACTTTTGGATGACGTAATCAGTAGTGGCGGCTCAATGATTACTGCAAAGAAGTTAGTTGAAGACGCAGGTGGACAAGTAATCTTACAAGCTGCTATTTTGGCTGAGGGTGAAGCTAGTGAACGTAAAGATATTTTATATTTAGAGAGATTACCGTTATTTGACTAA